The Micrococcales bacterium genome includes a region encoding these proteins:
- a CDS encoding VanZ family protein yields MGAAARAWITAVPLFPVVFGAGMVFAAVFARSLAQRLGVPPGIVFGLLASLSLIVAATLAPGSGGVWGSCLRDLVHPLGPRGLLTGGDRALNTWLFVPLGVFAALAAGRRPWILPLAFTVPFVVEAVQRTVPWLGRRCQFQDLVDNAWGLVLGAVVGLLIGLVAGRPQPR; encoded by the coding sequence GTGGGGGCAGCAGCGCGGGCGTGGATCACCGCTGTGCCCCTGTTCCCGGTGGTGTTCGGCGCCGGGATGGTCTTTGCGGCGGTCTTCGCCCGATCGCTTGCGCAACGACTCGGTGTGCCCCCGGGGATCGTCTTCGGGCTGCTGGCGAGCCTGTCACTGATCGTGGCGGCCACCCTGGCCCCGGGGTCCGGTGGGGTGTGGGGCTCGTGCTTGCGCGACCTGGTCCATCCGCTGGGACCGCGAGGCCTGCTGACCGGCGGGGACCGGGCGCTCAACACGTGGCTGTTCGTCCCGCTGGGGGTGTTCGCGGCGCTCGCCGCGGGTCGTCGGCCGTGGATCCTGCCGCTGGCGTTCACCGTGCCGTTCGTCGTGGAAGCCGTGCAACGGACGGTGCCCTGGCTGGGCCGTCGATGTCAGTTCCAGGATCTTGTCGACAACGCCTGGGGGCTGGTCCTGGGTGCCGTCGTCGGGCTGCTCATCGGGCTGGTCGCCGGCCGTCCGCAACCCCGCTGA
- the sbcD gene encoding exonuclease subunit SbcD: MRILHTSDWHIGRTLHKVPMLDAQRAALRQICTVAGDEDVDLVVVAGDVFDHAVPSADALEVLEDTLASLLQVTPVVITAGNHDSLRRLGYGSRLFTERLHVCTRVADVGRALVFGDVRVYPLPYLHPDTARVDLQDGDESLAATHHAVMSEAMRRVRSDLAGHPGARSVVVAHAWVAGADPSDSERDVSVGGTRNHRAGGLRRGRLCRSGSPARSAGAPAGRLHPPALQRLASALLLQRGHSREVGDDRGVRLRRGGGPAGGADLAAAGHGGSERPHRRTAGSGSARRSPGGLGERRGHGRPPADPDVAAPPGTLPASAAGQARADIGLRERPPGNGEVGAETTGSRRRFRRVRDERADRRGRERSLRTGCADAAGQGAGMRLLRLAFEGVGSFADPMEIDFETLGSAGLFLIEGPTGSGKSTILDAIVFALYGSPAGTESDPGRLDSHVRSSNREPFVELDFTCHGSAYRIRRTPRHERDKRRGTGMKTDEGGVSLSRLRPDPTGISHKAREVGDWIVDHVGLTKQQFVSTIVLAQGEFSTFLNADTKDRTPILEKVFGTQFYQQVEQQLAVMRKDALADRNRSGDRFSEAVDRCLGLLTLSTDEDPVAAIDAEIERLGQELADLALREQGCRTSLVAAEDQLAAARAFVDKQRSKRALSEQRAGLAQREPQMTELRAGLVDHERARPAMAALQAWRSAQRDVLAAQAQVAVHADKLSGLGESSATPARLTEVVNLRGELATALAAEQELPGADAHAAQLREALDSHGDELAQVKAARDRTAAQVAADQRAADRPQGDAERLAALKVAQAELVARADTVGRLAVVMADVASAAQRLTEAQDALAGSEQQLAHGRQAQLRNAAATLAQELVEGDPCLVCGAREHPAPARPSADAPDVGDLEALVEARRRELVDARSAHDRLESEAAVLRGGLPDEAVDPGARQKEVEEALTLLRCEVTEAHAAGERAGAGQTELEELDRRVEQDRVRIEDLRSQWSAAAEKVRSLRAAIEVALAGFPSVAQRVATLVDVQEVLTDALASHDALATAQQAVAQSGQILTRTLAEVGLADAGAAEAALLSESEADERRRAIDGYDEQLREVETRLRELAEIDTEVDTDMDALTAQARERMDAHGSVQRELGRVQHTLAQAVPQRELVAHREQERDEVFERTVGVIRMADLATASRGEVTHRVRLSAFVLMRRFESVVEAANDRLDAISEGRYQLKVLHTGLDNRGQAGLDLMVEDQRTERCRPTTSLSGGESFYVSLALALGLADVVRSESGGVSLGTLFIDEGFGSLDSDVLEEVVDMLEQVRAGEDRVIGLVSHVEVLKQRIDPRISVRRDPVRAGVSTLDVRV; this comes from the coding sequence ATGAGGATCCTGCACACCTCCGACTGGCACATCGGCCGGACGTTACACAAGGTCCCGATGCTGGACGCACAGCGTGCGGCACTGCGACAGATCTGCACGGTCGCCGGCGACGAGGATGTGGACCTGGTCGTGGTGGCCGGGGACGTGTTCGACCATGCCGTGCCGTCCGCCGACGCCTTGGAGGTCCTCGAGGACACTCTGGCGTCCCTGCTGCAGGTGACGCCGGTGGTCATCACCGCCGGCAACCACGACTCCCTGCGTCGTCTTGGCTACGGCTCGCGGTTGTTCACCGAGCGGCTGCACGTGTGCACCCGGGTTGCGGACGTGGGCCGGGCGCTGGTCTTCGGCGACGTGCGCGTGTACCCGCTGCCGTACTTGCACCCGGACACCGCCCGCGTCGACCTGCAGGACGGGGATGAGTCGCTGGCGGCCACCCACCATGCGGTCATGTCCGAGGCGATGCGCCGGGTACGTTCTGATCTGGCCGGACACCCTGGCGCGCGATCGGTGGTCGTGGCGCACGCCTGGGTGGCAGGGGCCGACCCCAGCGATTCGGAGCGCGACGTCTCGGTGGGGGGGACTCGGAACCATCGCGCCGGCGGCCTTCGAAGGGGTCGACTATGTCGCTCTGGGTCACCTGCACGGTCCGCAGGAGCCCCGGCCGGCCGGCTCCACCCGCCTGCGCTACAGCGGCTCGCCTCTGCGCTACTCCTTCAGCGAGGCCACTCACGAGAAGTCGGTGACGATCGTGGAGTTCGGCTCCGCAGGGGCGGTGGACCTGCGGGCGGTGCCGATCTCGCAGCCGCGGGGCATGGCGGTTCTGAGCGGCCTCATCGACGAACTGCTGGATCCGGCTCTGCACGCCGATCACCTGGCGGACTGGGTGAGCGCCGTGGTCACGGACGACCGCCGGCCGACCCAGATGTGGCCGCGCCTCCAGGAACGCTTCCCGCATCTGCTGCAGGTCAGGCACGAGCCGACATCGGGCTTCGTGAACGACCGCCCGGCAATGGTGAGGTCGGAGCAGAAACCACTGGAAGTCGCCGGCGATTTCGTCGAGTACGTGACGAACGGGCAGATCGCCGCGGCCGAGAGCGCAGCCTTCGAACAGGCTGTGCAGACGCTGCGGGGCAGGGAGCAGGCATGAGGCTGTTGCGTCTGGCCTTCGAAGGGGTGGGTTCCTTCGCCGATCCCATGGAGATCGACTTCGAGACCCTCGGCAGTGCCGGGCTGTTCCTGATCGAAGGGCCCACGGGTTCGGGCAAGTCGACGATCCTGGATGCCATCGTGTTCGCCCTCTACGGCTCGCCGGCGGGAACGGAGTCCGATCCCGGTCGGCTGGACTCCCATGTCCGCAGCAGCAACCGCGAGCCGTTCGTGGAGTTGGACTTCACCTGCCACGGGTCGGCCTACCGCATCCGGCGCACGCCCAGACACGAGCGGGACAAGCGGCGCGGCACCGGGATGAAGACCGATGAGGGCGGGGTGTCGCTGAGCCGGCTGCGCCCCGACCCCACCGGGATCAGCCACAAGGCCCGCGAGGTCGGTGACTGGATCGTCGACCATGTGGGACTGACGAAGCAGCAGTTCGTCTCCACCATCGTCCTGGCGCAGGGGGAGTTCTCCACGTTCCTCAACGCCGACACCAAGGACCGCACGCCGATCCTCGAGAAGGTGTTCGGCACGCAGTTCTACCAGCAGGTGGAGCAGCAGCTCGCCGTGATGCGCAAGGACGCCCTCGCCGACCGCAACCGGTCCGGGGACCGATTCAGCGAGGCCGTCGACCGCTGTCTGGGCCTGCTGACGCTGTCGACCGATGAGGATCCGGTGGCCGCCATCGACGCGGAGATCGAGCGGCTCGGCCAGGAGTTAGCCGACCTGGCGCTGCGGGAGCAGGGGTGCCGCACGTCATTGGTGGCCGCTGAGGACCAACTCGCGGCAGCGCGGGCGTTCGTCGACAAGCAGCGGTCCAAGCGGGCATTGTCCGAGCAGCGTGCCGGACTCGCGCAGCGCGAGCCGCAGATGACCGAACTGCGCGCCGGGCTGGTCGATCATGAGCGCGCCCGTCCGGCGATGGCCGCCCTGCAGGCCTGGCGATCCGCCCAGCGCGACGTGCTGGCTGCCCAGGCGCAGGTGGCCGTGCACGCCGACAAGTTGTCGGGCCTCGGGGAGTCCTCGGCAACACCCGCCCGCCTGACGGAGGTGGTCAATCTGCGCGGTGAACTGGCCACAGCGCTCGCCGCGGAGCAGGAGTTGCCCGGGGCCGATGCGCACGCGGCCCAGTTGCGCGAGGCCCTGGATTCTCACGGCGACGAACTCGCGCAGGTGAAGGCCGCCAGGGACCGCACTGCTGCCCAGGTGGCCGCCGATCAGCGGGCCGCGGACCGCCCGCAGGGGGACGCCGAGCGGCTGGCAGCGCTGAAGGTCGCGCAGGCCGAACTGGTGGCTCGGGCCGACACCGTGGGTCGCCTTGCGGTGGTGATGGCTGATGTGGCCTCAGCCGCGCAGCGACTCACCGAGGCGCAGGACGCGCTGGCCGGGTCCGAGCAGCAACTCGCGCACGGCCGGCAGGCGCAGCTGCGCAATGCCGCGGCGACACTGGCCCAGGAACTCGTCGAGGGTGACCCGTGCTTGGTGTGCGGTGCCCGAGAACACCCGGCACCGGCTCGGCCGAGCGCCGACGCCCCGGATGTCGGCGACCTTGAGGCGCTCGTCGAGGCGCGCCGTCGGGAACTGGTGGACGCCCGCAGTGCCCACGATCGCCTGGAGTCGGAGGCGGCGGTGCTGCGTGGAGGCCTGCCCGACGAGGCTGTTGACCCCGGCGCTCGGCAGAAGGAGGTCGAGGAGGCTCTGACACTCTTGCGCTGCGAGGTGACCGAAGCCCACGCCGCGGGGGAGCGGGCCGGTGCCGGGCAGACCGAACTTGAGGAACTCGACCGCCGGGTCGAGCAGGACCGGGTGCGCATCGAGGACCTTCGGTCGCAGTGGAGCGCCGCTGCGGAGAAGGTGCGTTCGTTGCGGGCCGCAATCGAGGTGGCCCTGGCAGGGTTCCCCTCAGTGGCCCAGCGCGTGGCCACGCTGGTGGACGTGCAGGAGGTGCTGACGGACGCCCTTGCGTCGCATGACGCCCTGGCCACTGCGCAGCAGGCCGTGGCTCAGTCCGGGCAGATCCTTACGCGGACACTGGCGGAGGTCGGCCTGGCCGATGCCGGAGCTGCGGAGGCTGCCCTGCTGAGCGAGTCCGAGGCCGACGAGCGCCGCCGTGCGATCGATGGGTACGACGAGCAACTGCGTGAGGTCGAGACCCGGTTGCGGGAGCTCGCCGAGATCGACACCGAAGTCGACACAGACATGGATGCGCTGACGGCACAGGCCCGGGAACGCATGGACGCCCACGGCAGCGTGCAGAGGGAACTGGGCCGCGTGCAGCACACGCTGGCACAGGCCGTGCCACAGCGTGAACTTGTGGCGCACCGCGAGCAGGAGCGGGACGAGGTGTTCGAACGGACCGTTGGTGTGATCCGCATGGCAGATCTGGCCACCGCTTCGCGGGGCGAGGTGACCCATCGGGTGAGGTTGTCGGCGTTCGTGCTGATGCGCCGCTTCGAGTCGGTGGTCGAGGCGGCCAACGACCGGCTGGATGCTATCTCCGAGGGGCGCTACCAACTGAAGGTGCTGCACACAGGGTTGGACAACCGCGGTCAGGCGGGGCTGGACCTGATGGTTGAGGACCAGCGGACCGAACGGTGCCGGCCGACGACGTCGCTGAGCGGAGGCGAGAGTTTCTACGTGTCGCTGGCGCTGGCGCTGGGCCTGGCCGACGTCGTGCGCAGCGAATCCGGTGGGGTCTCGCTGGGAACCCTGTTCATCGATGAGGGGTTCGGGTCGCTGGACTCCGATGTGTTGGAGGAGGTCGTCGACATGCTCGAGCAGGTGCGCGCCGGCGAGGACCGGGTCATCGGGCTGGTAAGTCACGTAGAGGTGCTCAAGCAGCGCATCGACCCACGGATCAGCGTGCGGCGGGATCCGGTGCGGGCGGGCGTCAGCACGCTTGACGTCCGGGTATGA
- a CDS encoding MGMT family protein, with translation MNPSPREEAVLAVAAHIPRGRLVSYGDIAAMLSDLACTPRQVAGALSRYGGGVPWWRVVQSAGTLAPQVAETATERLRAEGVEVRGRRVDLVALRWEPDVEDLQAMVRGGGPAG, from the coding sequence ATGAACCCGTCGCCGCGCGAAGAAGCCGTGCTGGCCGTCGCCGCGCACATCCCGCGCGGGCGATTGGTCAGTTACGGGGACATCGCGGCGATGCTGTCGGACCTGGCGTGCACACCCCGGCAGGTGGCTGGGGCGCTGTCCCGGTACGGCGGCGGTGTGCCGTGGTGGCGGGTGGTGCAGTCCGCAGGCACGCTGGCACCCCAGGTCGCCGAGACCGCCACCGAACGCCTGCGCGCGGAGGGCGTGGAGGTGCGCGGACGCCGGGTGGACCTGGTTGCGCTGCGGTGGGAGCCCGACGTTGAGGACCTCCAGGCGATGGTGCGCGGCGGCGGGCCCGCCGGGTAG
- a CDS encoding metallopeptidase family protein: MIEVTPQRFEQLVAAAVDAIPETLARYIDNVAVVIEDEAPAEDPRLLGLYEGIPLTARDSWYIAALPDRIRIFRLPILRMCQTQADVVREVHITVVHEVAHHFGIDDETLHALGVG, from the coding sequence ATGATCGAGGTGACGCCACAGCGGTTCGAACAACTCGTGGCGGCTGCCGTCGACGCCATCCCCGAGACTCTCGCCCGCTACATCGACAACGTGGCGGTCGTCATCGAGGACGAGGCGCCGGCGGAGGACCCGCGTCTGCTGGGCCTGTACGAGGGGATCCCCCTGACCGCGCGCGACTCCTGGTACATCGCCGCACTGCCTGACCGGATCCGCATCTTCCGGCTGCCCATCCTGCGCATGTGCCAGACCCAGGCCGATGTGGTCCGCGAGGTGCACATCACCGTCGTCCACGAGGTCGCGCACCATTTCGGGATCGATGACGAGACTTTGCATGCCTTGGGCGTGGGTTGA
- a CDS encoding DUF2089 domain-containing protein translates to MSDLPAPPSTCPVCREELLTTRLSCPSCHTEISGTFTPCRFCQLGSEDQELLGVFLRSRGNMRDVQAHLGVSYPTARQRFNELLGRLGLDEPSPHPDQVMQDLAAGRISVEEAQALLTGQ, encoded by the coding sequence ATGAGTGACCTGCCCGCGCCGCCCTCGACGTGTCCGGTGTGCCGCGAGGAACTGCTCACCACGCGCCTGAGCTGTCCCTCCTGCCACACCGAGATCTCGGGGACGTTCACGCCGTGCCGGTTCTGCCAGCTCGGGTCTGAGGACCAGGAGTTGTTGGGGGTGTTCCTGCGCTCACGCGGCAACATGCGCGACGTGCAGGCGCACCTCGGCGTCTCCTACCCGACCGCCAGGCAGCGCTTCAACGAGTTGCTGGGCCGCCTCGGCCTCGATGAGCCCAGTCCGCACCCGGATCAGGTCATGCAAGATCTCGCGGCGGGCAGGATCAGTGTGGAAGAGGCCCAGGCGCTGCTGACCGGGCAATGA
- a CDS encoding 1-acyl-sn-glycerol-3-phosphate acyltransferase yields MRDITYPPIVLTAYGFFRAFNIRFTLTGGEHVPRIGGAVLASNHVSYFDFIFCGYAARPSKRLVRFMAKKSTFDHAISGPLMRSMHHIPVDRAAGAASLDHAIDWLRQGEIVGVFPEATISQSFEVKDFKSGAVRMAAEAGVPIIPMITFGGQRMWTKGHKREMTRGTLVALTVGAPITVTEQDDPVEATAHVRSVMQDLYEQTIEQYEPKPEPGAWWWPARYGGSAPTLDEMREKEREDRAQREGSD; encoded by the coding sequence GTGCGGGACATCACCTATCCACCTATCGTCCTTACCGCTTACGGCTTCTTCCGGGCCTTCAACATCCGGTTCACGCTCACCGGCGGTGAGCACGTGCCCCGCATCGGTGGCGCCGTGCTGGCCAGCAACCACGTCTCCTACTTCGACTTCATCTTCTGCGGCTACGCGGCCCGGCCATCGAAGCGGCTCGTGCGGTTCATGGCCAAGAAGTCGACCTTCGACCATGCGATCTCAGGTCCGCTGATGCGCTCCATGCACCACATCCCGGTGGACCGTGCGGCCGGGGCCGCCTCCCTGGACCACGCCATCGACTGGCTGCGCCAGGGAGAGATCGTGGGGGTCTTCCCGGAGGCGACGATCAGTCAGTCGTTCGAGGTCAAGGACTTCAAGTCCGGGGCCGTGCGAATGGCTGCTGAGGCCGGCGTTCCCATCATCCCGATGATCACGTTCGGGGGGCAGCGGATGTGGACCAAGGGCCACAAGCGCGAGATGACGCGCGGCACGTTGGTGGCACTCACTGTGGGTGCGCCGATCACCGTGACCGAGCAGGACGACCCGGTCGAGGCCACCGCCCACGTGCGCTCGGTCATGCAGGACCTGTACGAACAGACGATCGAGCAGTACGAACCCAAGCCGGAACCAGGCGCCTGGTGGTGGCCCGCCCGCTACGGCGGCTCAGCGCCCACGCTCGACGAGATGCGAGAGAAGGAAAGGGAAGACCGCGCCCAGCGCGAAGGATCCGACTGA
- a CDS encoding arginine--tRNA ligase: MTPEALATAISDALAGIPELDGHTVEVKVERPKNRDHGDYATNVALVLAKRAGVPPRDLAARIVAGLQANPGIAALDIAGPGFINITLAADAAGEIARTIVEQGSTYGTIDALLGTAINLEFISANPTGPLHLGHTRWAAVGDAMARVLAAAGAQVTREFYVNDRGVQMDKFGQSLEASAVGQPVPEGGYQGEYIHDLARQIVADDPAIVDLPADDRWVAFREAGYALQLQQQKDVLDNFRTHFDVWYSERSLHETGAVDRGMAKLREQGHVFELDGAVWLRTSDFDDDKDRVLIKADGELTYFASDTAYYVDKRARGFDVCIYLLGADHHGYVNRLRAVAACAGDNADYNIEVLIGQLVKMFKGGQEVRLSKRAGAMVTLEDLVDEVGVDAARYTLIRYPADSPLTMDLDLLVQRTNENPVYYVQYAHARISSVLRNAEDLGIDWRAAGFDPGLLVHERESALLGVLAEFPRIIGTAAELREPHRVSRYLEEVATAYHKFYDSCRVLPRAEEQVGPLHVSRLWLCAAARQVIANGLDLCGVSAPERM, translated from the coding sequence ATGACTCCCGAAGCCCTCGCGACCGCCATCAGCGACGCTCTGGCCGGCATCCCGGAGCTCGACGGACACACGGTCGAGGTCAAGGTGGAACGCCCCAAGAACCGCGATCACGGTGATTACGCCACCAACGTGGCTCTTGTCCTTGCCAAACGGGCGGGGGTACCGCCGCGGGACCTGGCAGCACGGATCGTTGCGGGTTTGCAGGCCAACCCGGGGATCGCCGCGCTGGACATCGCCGGACCCGGCTTCATCAACATCACCCTGGCCGCCGATGCGGCCGGCGAAATCGCCCGCACGATCGTGGAGCAGGGCAGCACCTACGGCACGATCGATGCGCTGCTCGGGACGGCGATCAACCTCGAGTTCATCTCGGCCAACCCGACCGGACCACTGCACCTCGGGCACACCCGCTGGGCGGCGGTCGGGGACGCGATGGCCCGCGTGCTGGCCGCGGCGGGGGCGCAGGTCACCCGGGAGTTCTACGTCAACGACCGCGGTGTGCAGATGGACAAGTTCGGTCAGTCCCTGGAGGCGTCCGCGGTCGGGCAGCCGGTTCCGGAGGGCGGCTATCAGGGTGAGTACATCCACGACCTCGCCCGGCAGATCGTCGCCGACGACCCGGCCATCGTGGACCTGCCGGCCGACGACCGCTGGGTCGCGTTCCGGGAGGCAGGCTACGCGCTGCAACTGCAGCAGCAGAAGGACGTGCTGGACAACTTCCGCACGCACTTCGACGTCTGGTACTCCGAGCGCTCCCTGCACGAGACCGGTGCGGTGGACCGCGGTATGGCCAAGTTGCGCGAGCAGGGGCACGTGTTCGAACTCGACGGCGCCGTGTGGCTTCGGACATCCGATTTCGACGACGACAAGGACCGAGTGCTCATCAAGGCCGATGGGGAACTGACCTACTTCGCCTCCGACACCGCCTACTACGTCGACAAGCGCGCTCGGGGCTTCGACGTCTGCATCTACCTGCTGGGCGCCGACCACCACGGATACGTGAACCGGTTGCGGGCAGTCGCCGCCTGCGCCGGCGACAACGCCGACTACAACATCGAGGTCCTGATCGGCCAGTTGGTGAAGATGTTCAAAGGCGGCCAGGAGGTGCGCCTCAGCAAGCGGGCCGGGGCGATGGTGACCCTCGAGGACCTGGTGGACGAGGTCGGTGTGGATGCGGCGCGTTACACCCTGATCCGGTATCCCGCGGACAGCCCGCTGACGATGGACCTGGACCTGCTCGTGCAGCGCACCAACGAGAACCCGGTCTACTACGTGCAGTACGCCCACGCACGCATCTCCTCGGTCCTGCGCAACGCCGAGGATCTGGGCATCGACTGGCGGGCCGCCGGGTTCGACCCGGGACTGCTGGTCCACGAGCGGGAGTCCGCACTGCTGGGCGTACTCGCAGAGTTCCCACGGATCATCGGCACCGCCGCCGAACTGCGCGAACCGCACCGGGTCAGCCGTTATCTGGAAGAGGTCGCCACCGCGTACCACAAGTTCTACGACTCGTGCCGGGTCCTGCCGCGTGCCGAGGAGCAGGTCGGACCTCTTCACGTGTCGCGACTCTGGCTGTGTGCTGCCGCCCGGCAGGTGATCGCCAACGGCCTGGACCTGTGCGGCGTGAGCGCTCCGGAGAGGATGTGA
- a CDS encoding SDR family oxidoreductase, translating to MALVTGASSGIGLATARTLHARGARVALLARSTDRLNEIAGELGDGALALPGDVADVAFLHQAVQRVVAEFGGLDILVNNAGIHYRGSMLRHSPEQLAQMIAVNTAGPIALTRIAVDHMPPGSVIVNVASLAGKLPVPGAATYSGSKAGVRFWAMAAAEDLAERGIRIATVNPGPVDSGFFDADLDNVTPMTLSQPMSTVQQCADAVVRAIESDASPLEIDLPSASGRLATLGYLSPPLRRLLRPVLEKRGAKVKEQLKRRKGL from the coding sequence GTGGCTCTGGTCACGGGGGCCTCGTCGGGGATCGGTCTGGCAACGGCGCGAACCCTGCATGCCCGTGGCGCCCGGGTCGCCCTGCTGGCGCGCTCGACCGACCGCCTGAACGAGATCGCGGGCGAACTGGGCGACGGCGCCCTGGCGCTTCCGGGGGACGTGGCCGACGTCGCGTTCCTCCACCAGGCGGTCCAGAGGGTCGTGGCGGAGTTCGGGGGTCTGGACATCCTCGTCAACAACGCCGGGATCCACTACCGCGGGTCGATGCTGCGGCACAGCCCCGAGCAACTGGCCCAGATGATCGCAGTGAACACCGCCGGTCCCATCGCCCTGACGAGGATCGCCGTCGACCACATGCCACCGGGCTCGGTCATCGTCAACGTCGCGAGCCTGGCCGGAAAGCTGCCCGTCCCTGGGGCCGCCACGTACTCCGGCAGCAAGGCCGGGGTGCGGTTCTGGGCGATGGCCGCCGCGGAGGACCTCGCCGAGCGGGGCATCCGAATCGCCACCGTGAACCCCGGGCCGGTGGACTCCGGCTTCTTCGACGCCGATCTCGACAACGTGACGCCGATGACGCTCAGCCAGCCCATGAGTACCGTGCAGCAGTGCGCTGACGCCGTCGTGCGCGCGATCGAGTCCGACGCCTCGCCGTTGGAGATCGACCTGCCGTCCGCCTCCGGCAGACTCGCCACGTTGGGGTACCTGTCCCCGCCGCTGCGCAGGCTCCTGCGGCCGGTCCTTGAGAAGCGCGGCGCGAAGGTGAAGGAGCAGTTGAAGCGGCGCAAGGGCCTGTGA
- the lysA gene encoding diaminopimelate decarboxylase, which yields MPAHPAGPRHEDIVHAASLGEPPTDTNALAAAVWPQSADRVDGVLHVGGVPVTRAVAQYGSPVFLLDEQHFRVAARAYAQAYAGADVYYAAKAFLTSRVAQWAVEEGLRIDVCTQGEMEVALRAGVDPALLLFHGNNKGDVELRRALQVGIGRIVVDSRTEILRVAALAAELGVRPKVLVRVTVGVEAHTHEFIATAHEDQKFGLALAGGAAQSAAKAVAAEPVLHLAGLHSHIGSQIFDAAGFEVAAHRMAGLVADLVTDGIGIEELNLGGGMGIAYTAADDPPQVADMAAQLIAIVNHECELAGVPVPRLSVEPGRAIVGSAGITVYQVGTVKPVDLGGRSRLYVSVDGGMSDNIRAALYGADYTVVLANRVSEAPPVVARVVGKHCESGDVVVRDAWLPSDVGPGDLLAVAATGAYCRSMASNYNYLPRPAVVAVAGGACSVVLRRETFDDLFAVDPGLA from the coding sequence ATGCCCGCACACCCGGCCGGACCGCGCCACGAGGACATCGTGCACGCCGCTTCCCTCGGAGAACCGCCGACGGATACCAATGCCTTGGCCGCAGCGGTGTGGCCGCAGTCGGCGGACCGTGTCGACGGCGTGCTACACGTGGGTGGGGTGCCCGTGACCCGGGCCGTGGCGCAGTACGGCAGCCCTGTGTTCCTGCTCGACGAGCAGCACTTCCGGGTCGCCGCCCGCGCATATGCCCAGGCGTACGCAGGTGCCGACGTCTACTACGCCGCCAAGGCGTTCCTCACCTCGCGGGTGGCGCAGTGGGCCGTCGAGGAGGGACTGCGCATCGATGTGTGCACCCAGGGGGAGATGGAGGTGGCCCTGCGGGCCGGCGTCGACCCAGCGCTGCTGCTCTTCCACGGCAACAACAAAGGCGACGTGGAACTGCGCAGGGCATTGCAGGTGGGTATCGGTCGCATCGTGGTCGACTCCCGCACCGAGATCCTGCGCGTGGCGGCCCTGGCCGCGGAACTCGGAGTGCGGCCGAAGGTGCTGGTCCGGGTGACCGTCGGCGTTGAGGCGCACACCCACGAGTTCATCGCCACCGCCCACGAGGACCAGAAATTCGGACTCGCGCTCGCCGGCGGGGCGGCGCAATCCGCGGCCAAGGCCGTGGCGGCCGAGCCGGTGCTGCACCTGGCCGGATTGCACAGTCACATCGGTTCCCAGATCTTCGACGCCGCCGGATTCGAGGTTGCAGCCCACCGGATGGCAGGACTGGTGGCGGACCTGGTCACCGACGGCATCGGGATCGAGGAGCTCAATCTCGGCGGCGGCATGGGCATTGCATACACCGCCGCCGACGACCCGCCTCAGGTGGCGGACATGGCAGCGCAGCTGATCGCCATCGTGAACCACGAATGCGAACTGGCCGGTGTCCCCGTTCCGCGCCTGTCCGTGGAGCCGGGCCGGGCCATCGTGGGCAGCGCGGGGATCACCGTCTACCAAGTGGGAACGGTCAAGCCTGTGGACCTCGGGGGGCGATCGCGGCTGTACGTTTCCGTCGACGGCGGCATGAGCGACAACATCCGCGCGGCCTTGTACGGCGCGGATTACACCGTCGTGCTGGCCAATCGGGTGTCGGAAGCCCCGCCGGTGGTGGCGCGCGTGGTCGGCAAACACTGCGAGAGCGGGGACGTCGTGGTCCGTGACGCGTGGCTGCCCAGCGACGTGGGACCGGGTGACCTGCTCGCGGTTGCCGCGACCGGGGCCTACTGCCGCAGCATGGCCAGCAACTACAACTACCTGCCCCGACCGGCGGTGGTGGCCGTGGCAGGTGGTGCGTGCAGCGTGGTCCTGCGCCGCGAGACCTTCGACGATCTCTTCGCCGTCGACCCTGGCCTCGCCTGA